In Ostrea edulis chromosome 6, xbOstEdul1.1, whole genome shotgun sequence, a single window of DNA contains:
- the LOC125646233 gene encoding dolichyl-diphosphooligosaccharide--protein glycosyltransferase subunit STT3A isoform X1 encodes MKSSSSGWGPQWLLRMSQDKQDTLLKMLVLSIAAILSFSTRLFSVLRFESVIHEFDPYFNYRTTRYLTEEGFYSFHNWFDDRAWYPLGRIIGGTIYPGLMVTSAVLYHVMWFFNITIDIRNVCVFLAPLFSSFTTLVTYWFTKELKDAGAGLVAASMIAIVPGYISRSVAGSYDNEGIAIFCMLLTYALWIKSVKTGSLFWSCLCALAYFYMVSSWGGYVFLINLIPLHVLALMLTGRFSHRIYVAYSSVYCLGTILSMQISFVGFQPVQSSEHMAALGVFGLCQMHAFIDYVRSKLSYEQFNILFRSIVLFGAIVGLSAAAIGTATGKISPWTGRFYSLLDPSYAKNNIPIIASVSEHQPTTWSSFYFDLQMLTILFPAGLYFCFNRLTDANIFIIMYGVTSIYFAGVMVRLMLVLAPVMCILSGIGISATLNTYMKNLDVSRKDKKSKKAVDHSYPFKNEVASGVVLMVTLFLITYTFHCTWVTSEAYSSPSIVLSARAGDGGRIIFDDFREAYYWLRHNTPEDAKVMSWWDYGYQITAMANRTILVDNNTWNNTHISRVGQAMSSTEDKAYEIMRELDVNYVLVIFGGLTGYSSDDINKFLWMVRIGGSTDRGAHIKEADYYTPQGEFRIDKEGSPTLLNCLMYKMCYYRFGEVYTEGGKPTGYDRVRNAEIGNKNFDLDVLEEAYTTEHWLVRIYKVKDLENRGA; translated from the exons atgaaatctTCCTCATCAGGATGGGGCCCCCAGTGGCTCCTCAGAATGTCCCAAGACAAACAGGACACACTTCTCAAGATGTTGGTCCTCTCCATAGCAGCTATTCTGT CATTCTCAACAAGACTGTTCTCAGTTTTACGATTTGAGAGCGTTATTCACGAGTTTGATCCCTACTTTAATTACCGTACCACAAGATACTTAACTGAGGAAGGATTTTATAGTTTCCACAACTGGTTTGACGACAGAGCATGGTATCCACTGGGTCGTATCATAGGAGGAACCATCTATCCAG GATTAATGGTGACATCTGCAGTTCTGTACCACGTCATGTGGTTCTTCAACATCACCATTGACATCAGaaatgtgtgtgtatttctgGCCCCTCTGTTCTCCAGCTTTACCACCCTCGTTACTTACTGGTTCACCAAGGAACTGAAG GATGCTGGTGCTGGTCTTGTAGCGGCTTCCATGATTGCCATTGTGCCTGGCTACATCTCCCGTTCCGTGGCTGGTTCCTATGACAACGAAGGAATCGCCATTTTCTGCATGCTGCTGACCTATGCCCTTTGGATAAAATCGGTCAAAACTGGGTCACTTTTCTGGTCCTGTCTGTGTGCTTTAGCCTACTTTTACATG GTTTCCTCTTGGGGAGGTTATGTTTTCTTGATCAATTTGATTCCCCTGCACGTCCTTGCTCTCATGTTGACTGGCAgattttctcacagaatctatGTGGCATACTCATCG GTGTACTGCTTAGGAACCATTCTGTCCATGCAGATCTCCTTTGTGGGATTCCAGCCTGTTCAGTCCAGTGAACACATGGCT GCCTTGGGAGTATTTGGACTCTGTCAGATGCATGCATTCATTGACTATGTGAGGTCTAAGCTGAGTTATGAACAGTTCAACATCTTATTCAGGAGCATTGTTCTTTTTGGGGCCATTGTGGGCCTTTCTGCTGCCGCCATTGGAACGGCCACCGGCA AAATCTCGCCCTGGACTGGACGTTTCTACTCCCTGCTGGATCCCTCATACGCCAAAAACAACATCCCCATTATCGCCTCCGTATCAGAACATCAGCCTACCACCTGGAGCTCCTTCTACTTTGACTTACAAATGCTCACCATCTTGTTCCCAG CTGGCCTATACTTCTGCTTCAATCGACTGACTGATGCCAACATCTTTATCATCATGTATGGTGTAACCAGTATCTACTTTGCT GGTGTCATGGTCCGTTTGATGTTGGTCCTGGCTCCAGTCATGTGCATCCTCTCAGGAATTGGAATTTCTGCGACTTTGAACACGTACATGAAGAATCTTGATGTATCCCGAAAGGACAAGAAATCCAAGAAGGCTGTGGACCACTCCTACCCATTCAAGAATGAG GTCGCCTCTGGGGTGGTGTTAATGGTGACCCTCTTCCTGATTACGTACACCTTCCACTGTACCTGGGTCACGTCCGAGGCCTACTCCAGTCCCTCCATTGTTCTGTCTGCTCGAGCGGGTGACGGGGGAAGGATCATATTTGACGACTTCAGAGAGGCTTACTACTGGCTCAGACATAACACCCCCGAG GATGCCAAGGTGATGTCGTGGTGGGATTATGGCTACCAAATTACAGCTATGGCCAATAGGACAATTCTAGTGGACAACAATACCTGGAATAATACCCACATATCCAGAGTGGGACAG GCTATGTCATCAACAGAAGACAAAGCTTATGAAATTATGAGAGAGTTGGATGTCAATTATGTGTTAGTTATATTTGGGGGTCTTACTGGTTATTCATCGGATG ATATCAATAAATTTTTATGGATGGTTCGAATTGGTGGAAGTACAGACAGAGGTGCACATATAAAAGAGGCGGATTACTACACACCACAGGGGGAATTCCGGATAGACAAAGAGGGCTCCCCCACCCTCCTCAACTGTCTCATGTACAAGATGTGCTATTACAGATTTGGAGAGGTCTACACTGAGGGAG GAAAACCCACAGGATATGACCGAGTCCGGAATGCCGAGATAGGAAACAAAAATTTTGATCTGGATGTTTTAGAAGAGGCATACACAACAGAACACTGGCTTGTTCGAATTTACAAAGTTAAAGATTTAGAAAACAGAGGAGCATAA
- the LOC125646233 gene encoding dolichyl-diphosphooligosaccharide--protein glycosyltransferase subunit STT3A isoform X2, with translation MKSSSSGWGPQWLLRMSQDKQDTLLKMLVLSIAAILSFSTRLFSVLRFESVIHEFDPYFNYRTTRYLTEEGFYSFHNWFDDRAWYPLGRIIGGTIYPGLMVTSAVLYHVMWFFNITIDIRNVCVFLAPLFSSFTTLVTYWFTKELKDAGAGLVAASMIAIVPGYISRSVAGSYDNEGIAIFCMLLTYALWIKSVKTGSLFWSCLCALAYFYMVSSWGGYVFLINLIPLHVLALMLTGRFSHRIYVAYSSVYCLGTILSMQISFVGFQPVQSSEHMAALGVFGLCQMHAFIDYVRSKLSYEQFNILFRSIVLFGAIVGLSAAAIGTATGKISPWTGRFYSLLDPSYAKNNIPIIASVSEHQPTTWSSFYFDLQMLTILFPAGLYFCFNRLTDANIFIIMYGVTSIYFAGVMVRLMLVLAPVMCILSGIGISATLNTYMKNLDVSRKDKKSKKAVDHSYPFKNEVASGVVLMVTLFLITYTFHCTWVTSEAYSSPSIVLSARAGDGGRIIFDDFREAYYWLRHNTPEDAKVMSWWDYGYQITAMANRTILVDNNTWNNTHISRVGQAMSSTEDKAYEIMRELDVNYVLVIFGGLTGYSSDDINKFLWMVRIGGSTDRGAHIKEADYYTPQGEFRIDKEGSPTLLNCLMYKMCYYRFGEVYTEGGKMYQILVRFEWGITHTDIYRYLTHRYLQVLNTPISTGTCTCMF, from the exons atgaaatctTCCTCATCAGGATGGGGCCCCCAGTGGCTCCTCAGAATGTCCCAAGACAAACAGGACACACTTCTCAAGATGTTGGTCCTCTCCATAGCAGCTATTCTGT CATTCTCAACAAGACTGTTCTCAGTTTTACGATTTGAGAGCGTTATTCACGAGTTTGATCCCTACTTTAATTACCGTACCACAAGATACTTAACTGAGGAAGGATTTTATAGTTTCCACAACTGGTTTGACGACAGAGCATGGTATCCACTGGGTCGTATCATAGGAGGAACCATCTATCCAG GATTAATGGTGACATCTGCAGTTCTGTACCACGTCATGTGGTTCTTCAACATCACCATTGACATCAGaaatgtgtgtgtatttctgGCCCCTCTGTTCTCCAGCTTTACCACCCTCGTTACTTACTGGTTCACCAAGGAACTGAAG GATGCTGGTGCTGGTCTTGTAGCGGCTTCCATGATTGCCATTGTGCCTGGCTACATCTCCCGTTCCGTGGCTGGTTCCTATGACAACGAAGGAATCGCCATTTTCTGCATGCTGCTGACCTATGCCCTTTGGATAAAATCGGTCAAAACTGGGTCACTTTTCTGGTCCTGTCTGTGTGCTTTAGCCTACTTTTACATG GTTTCCTCTTGGGGAGGTTATGTTTTCTTGATCAATTTGATTCCCCTGCACGTCCTTGCTCTCATGTTGACTGGCAgattttctcacagaatctatGTGGCATACTCATCG GTGTACTGCTTAGGAACCATTCTGTCCATGCAGATCTCCTTTGTGGGATTCCAGCCTGTTCAGTCCAGTGAACACATGGCT GCCTTGGGAGTATTTGGACTCTGTCAGATGCATGCATTCATTGACTATGTGAGGTCTAAGCTGAGTTATGAACAGTTCAACATCTTATTCAGGAGCATTGTTCTTTTTGGGGCCATTGTGGGCCTTTCTGCTGCCGCCATTGGAACGGCCACCGGCA AAATCTCGCCCTGGACTGGACGTTTCTACTCCCTGCTGGATCCCTCATACGCCAAAAACAACATCCCCATTATCGCCTCCGTATCAGAACATCAGCCTACCACCTGGAGCTCCTTCTACTTTGACTTACAAATGCTCACCATCTTGTTCCCAG CTGGCCTATACTTCTGCTTCAATCGACTGACTGATGCCAACATCTTTATCATCATGTATGGTGTAACCAGTATCTACTTTGCT GGTGTCATGGTCCGTTTGATGTTGGTCCTGGCTCCAGTCATGTGCATCCTCTCAGGAATTGGAATTTCTGCGACTTTGAACACGTACATGAAGAATCTTGATGTATCCCGAAAGGACAAGAAATCCAAGAAGGCTGTGGACCACTCCTACCCATTCAAGAATGAG GTCGCCTCTGGGGTGGTGTTAATGGTGACCCTCTTCCTGATTACGTACACCTTCCACTGTACCTGGGTCACGTCCGAGGCCTACTCCAGTCCCTCCATTGTTCTGTCTGCTCGAGCGGGTGACGGGGGAAGGATCATATTTGACGACTTCAGAGAGGCTTACTACTGGCTCAGACATAACACCCCCGAG GATGCCAAGGTGATGTCGTGGTGGGATTATGGCTACCAAATTACAGCTATGGCCAATAGGACAATTCTAGTGGACAACAATACCTGGAATAATACCCACATATCCAGAGTGGGACAG GCTATGTCATCAACAGAAGACAAAGCTTATGAAATTATGAGAGAGTTGGATGTCAATTATGTGTTAGTTATATTTGGGGGTCTTACTGGTTATTCATCGGATG ATATCAATAAATTTTTATGGATGGTTCGAATTGGTGGAAGTACAGACAGAGGTGCACATATAAAAGAGGCGGATTACTACACACCACAGGGGGAATTCCGGATAGACAAAGAGGGCTCCCCCACCCTCCTCAACTGTCTCATGTACAAGATGTGCTATTACAGATTTGGAGAGGTCTACACTGAGGGAGGTAAGATGTACCAAATACTTGTTAGATTTGAATGGGGGATAACACACACCGATATCTACAGGTACTTAACACACCGATATCTACAG GTACTTAACACACCGATATCCACAggtacttgtacatgtatgttctaa